One Streptomyces sp. NBC_01217 genomic region harbors:
- a CDS encoding MogA/MoaB family molybdenum cofactor biosynthesis protein has product MTAPAPRTALVVTASNRASAGVYADKGGPLISEALTRLGFAVDGPQVVPDGDPVEQALRAGVAAGYDVIVTTGGTGVSPTDRTPEATRRVLDHEIPGIPEAIRAEGRDKVPTAALSRGLAGVAAHTLIVNLPGSTGGVRDGLAVLERLLVHAVDQLRGGDHPRPGSPS; this is encoded by the coding sequence ATGACGGCGCCCGCCCCCCGTACCGCGCTCGTCGTGACCGCGTCCAACCGCGCCTCCGCCGGGGTCTACGCGGACAAGGGCGGTCCCCTGATCTCCGAGGCGCTCACACGGCTCGGCTTCGCCGTCGACGGGCCGCAGGTCGTGCCCGACGGCGACCCGGTCGAGCAGGCCCTGCGCGCCGGGGTGGCCGCCGGGTACGACGTCATCGTCACCACCGGCGGTACGGGCGTCTCGCCCACCGACCGCACCCCCGAGGCCACCCGCCGCGTCCTCGACCACGAGATCCCAGGCATCCCCGAGGCGATCCGCGCCGAGGGCCGTGACAAGGTCCCCACAGCCGCGCTCTCCCGGGGCCTCGCGGGCGTCGCCGCCCACACGCTCATCGTGAATCTGCCGGGCTCCACCGGCGGGGTGCGCGACGGCCTCGCCGTCCTCGAACGCCTTCTGGTGCACGCCGTCGACCAGCTTCGCGGCGGCGATCACCCCCGACCCGGGAGCCCGAGCTGA
- the moaC gene encoding cyclic pyranopterin monophosphate synthase MoaC, whose translation MSTQNRLTHIDEAGAARMVDVSEKEVTARVARASGRVLVSPRVVELLRGEGVPKGDALATARIAGIMGAKRTPDLIPLCHPLPVSGVKVDLSVADDAVEIAATVRTTDRTGVEMEALTAVSVAALTVIDMIKAVDKAAVITDVRVESKSGGKSGDYRRTAADGADA comes from the coding sequence TTGAGTACGCAGAACAGGCTGACGCACATCGACGAGGCGGGCGCGGCCCGCATGGTCGACGTGTCCGAGAAGGAGGTCACCGCGCGCGTCGCCCGCGCGAGCGGCCGGGTCCTCGTCTCGCCGCGCGTCGTCGAGCTGCTCCGCGGTGAGGGCGTTCCCAAGGGCGACGCCCTCGCCACCGCCCGTATCGCCGGGATCATGGGCGCCAAGCGCACCCCCGACCTGATCCCGCTCTGCCACCCGCTCCCCGTCTCCGGCGTGAAGGTCGACCTGAGTGTCGCCGACGACGCGGTGGAGATCGCCGCCACGGTGCGGACCACGGACCGCACCGGCGTCGAGATGGAGGCCCTGACCGCCGTCTCGGTCGCCGCGCTCACCGTGATCGACATGATCAAGGCGGTCGACAAGGCGGCGGTCATCACGGACGTAAGGGTCGAGTCGAAGTCGGGCGGCAAGTCCGGCGACTACCGGCGCACCGCGGCGGACGGGGCGGACGCATGA
- the glp gene encoding molybdotransferase-like divisome protein Glp, with amino-acid sequence MSSTTWSVDEHLEDILGAVRPLEPIELQLHDAQGCVLVEDVVVEIALPPFDNSSMDGYAVRVADVEGADEEFPAVLTVIGDVAAGSDGLPGDRSVGPGEAARIMTGAPLPAGAEAVIPVEWTDGGTGGGPADTMRAHRDAPEGAGGEVRVHRPVEARAHVRARGSDVEPGDLALRAGAVIGPPQIGLLAAIGRSTVKVRPRPRVVVISTGSELVQPGEELTGGRIYDSNSFALTAAARDAGAIAYRVGAVTDDADTLRATIEDQLIRADIVVTTGGVSVGAYDVVKEALSSVGDEDEPGSGVDFRKLAMQPGKPQGFGSIGPEHTPLLALPGNPVSSYISFELFVRPAIRALMGLKDVNRPTARATLNTDKVLTSPSGKRQFLRGTYDAEAGAVTPVGGSGSHLIAALAQADALIVLPEDVTSAEPGADTEVILLR; translated from the coding sequence TTGAGCAGCACGACCTGGTCGGTGGACGAGCACCTGGAAGACATTCTCGGCGCGGTACGACCGCTCGAACCCATCGAGCTGCAACTGCACGACGCCCAGGGCTGCGTCCTCGTCGAGGACGTCGTCGTGGAGATCGCCCTGCCGCCCTTCGACAACAGCTCGATGGACGGGTACGCGGTCCGCGTCGCCGATGTCGAGGGCGCCGACGAGGAGTTCCCCGCGGTGCTCACCGTCATCGGTGACGTCGCGGCGGGCAGCGACGGGCTGCCCGGCGACCGGAGCGTGGGCCCCGGCGAGGCCGCCCGCATCATGACCGGAGCCCCGCTGCCGGCCGGCGCCGAGGCCGTGATCCCGGTCGAGTGGACCGACGGCGGTACGGGCGGCGGCCCCGCCGACACCATGCGTGCCCATCGGGACGCCCCCGAGGGCGCAGGCGGTGAGGTCCGGGTCCACCGCCCCGTCGAGGCCCGCGCCCATGTAAGGGCCCGCGGCAGCGACGTCGAGCCGGGCGATCTGGCCCTGCGCGCCGGAGCGGTGATCGGCCCGCCGCAGATCGGGCTGCTCGCCGCGATCGGCCGCTCCACGGTGAAGGTACGGCCCCGGCCGCGCGTCGTCGTCATCTCGACCGGCAGCGAACTGGTGCAGCCCGGCGAGGAGCTGACCGGCGGCCGGATCTACGACTCGAACAGCTTCGCGCTCACGGCCGCCGCCCGGGACGCCGGAGCGATCGCCTACCGGGTCGGCGCCGTCACCGACGACGCCGACACGCTCCGCGCCACGATCGAGGACCAGCTGATCCGCGCCGACATCGTCGTCACCACCGGAGGCGTCAGCGTCGGCGCGTACGACGTCGTCAAGGAGGCCCTGTCGTCGGTGGGCGACGAGGACGAGCCCGGCAGCGGCGTCGACTTCCGCAAGCTCGCCATGCAGCCGGGCAAGCCGCAGGGCTTCGGCTCGATCGGCCCCGAACACACACCGCTGCTGGCGCTCCCGGGCAACCCCGTCTCCTCGTACATCTCCTTCGAGCTGTTCGTGCGGCCCGCGATCCGTGCCCTGATGGGCCTCAAGGACGTGAACCGCCCCACCGCCCGGGCCACGCTCAACACCGACAAGGTACTCACCTCGCCGTCCGGCAAACGCCAGTTCCTGCGCGGTACGTACGACGCGGAGGCCGGCGCGGTCACCCCCGTCGGCGGCTCCGGATCGCATCTGATCGCCGCCCTCGCCCAGGCGGACGCCCTGATCGTGCTGCCCGAGGACGTCACCTCCGCCGAGCCCGGCGCGGACACCGAGGTGATCCTGCTCCGCTGA
- the galU gene encoding UTP--glucose-1-phosphate uridylyltransferase GalU, with amino-acid sequence MTQSHPRISKAVIPAAGLGTRFLPATKATPKEMLPVVDKPAIQYVVEEAVAAGLSDVLMITGRNKRPLEDHFDRNYELESALTRKGDAERLQKVQESSDLATMHYVRQGDPRGLGHAVLCAAPHVGDQPFAVLLGDDLIDPRDPLLARMVEIQEREGGSVIALMEVAPEQIHLYGCAAVELTAEDDLVRVTGLVEKPDVSDAPSNLAVIGRYVLDPAVFDILRKTEPGRGGEIQLTDALQLLADDEKIGGPVHGVVFKGRRYDTGDRGDYLRAIVRLACEREDLGPDFRTWLRSYVTEEM; translated from the coding sequence ATGACTCAGTCGCACCCCAGGATCAGCAAGGCTGTCATCCCGGCCGCAGGCCTCGGTACCCGCTTCCTGCCGGCCACCAAAGCCACTCCCAAGGAGATGCTGCCTGTCGTCGACAAGCCCGCGATCCAGTACGTCGTCGAGGAAGCGGTGGCCGCCGGTCTCTCCGACGTCCTGATGATCACCGGCCGCAACAAGCGCCCCCTTGAGGACCACTTCGACCGCAATTACGAACTGGAGTCCGCGCTCACCCGCAAGGGAGACGCCGAACGGCTCCAGAAGGTCCAGGAGTCGAGCGACCTGGCCACCATGCACTACGTCCGGCAGGGCGACCCGCGCGGCCTCGGCCACGCCGTGCTGTGCGCCGCACCGCACGTCGGCGACCAGCCCTTCGCGGTCCTCCTCGGCGACGACCTGATCGACCCGCGCGACCCGCTGCTGGCCCGCATGGTCGAGATCCAGGAGCGTGAGGGCGGCAGCGTCATCGCACTGATGGAGGTCGCGCCGGAGCAGATCCACCTGTACGGCTGCGCGGCCGTCGAGCTCACCGCCGAGGACGATCTGGTGCGCGTCACCGGCCTGGTCGAGAAGCCCGATGTGTCCGATGCGCCCAGCAACCTCGCGGTCATCGGCCGCTATGTCCTGGACCCCGCCGTCTTCGACATACTGCGCAAGACCGAGCCGGGCCGCGGTGGCGAGATCCAGCTCACCGACGCCCTTCAGCTTCTCGCCGATGACGAGAAGATCGGCGGCCCCGTGCACGGCGTCGTCTTCAAGGGGCGCCGCTATGACACCGGTGACCGCGGCGACTACCTCCGTGCCATTGTCAGACTCGCGTGCGAACGTGAAGACCTGGGCCCGGACTTCCGGACCTGGCTCCGCAGTTACGTCACCGAGGAGATGTAG
- a CDS encoding 5-formyltetrahydrofolate cyclo-ligase translates to MSEKALLRRELLAARRLLTGKDVENAAMVLCRGALSLPELSGARTVAAYVSVGSEPGTRTLLDALCARGARVLLPVLLPDNDLDWAAYEGADRLVRAGRGLLEPDGERLGPDAVLEAGAVLLPGLAVDARGMRLGRGGGSYDRVLARLAAAGAHPALIVLLYDDEVVAQVPEEPHDHPVDVVVTPAMTRRTGPRA, encoded by the coding sequence ATGTCCGAAAAAGCATTGCTCAGACGTGAACTGCTGGCCGCCCGGCGCCTTCTGACCGGAAAAGACGTGGAAAACGCCGCGATGGTTCTGTGCCGGGGCGCATTGAGTCTTCCGGAACTGTCCGGGGCCCGTACCGTCGCCGCGTATGTCTCGGTGGGGAGCGAGCCGGGCACCCGCACGCTACTGGACGCGCTGTGCGCGCGGGGCGCAAGGGTGCTGCTTCCGGTGCTCCTTCCGGACAACGATCTGGACTGGGCGGCGTACGAGGGGGCGGACCGTCTGGTCCGGGCCGGCCGCGGGCTCCTGGAGCCGGACGGGGAGCGGCTCGGCCCCGACGCGGTCCTGGAGGCCGGCGCTGTCCTGCTGCCGGGCCTCGCGGTGGACGCGCGCGGGATGCGGCTCGGCCGCGGCGGCGGCAGTTACGACCGGGTGCTGGCCCGGCTCGCCGCGGCGGGGGCGCACCCGGCGCTGATCGTCCTGCTGTACGACGACGAGGTGGTCGCGCAGGTCCCCGAGGAACCGCACGACCACCCCGTGGACGTGGTGGTGACACCGGCCATGACCCGCCGGACGGGCCCTAGGGCTTGA
- a CDS encoding penicillin acylase family protein, with product MPANTTASSGTTGSAGGKTGRKKGRRARLIVIVLVLALVAGIGYGAFWSVSTVRASYPQTTGSIKLDGLDGSVDVRRDSYGIPQLYADSDTDLFRAQGFVQAQDRFWEMDVRRHMTAGRLSEMFGSGQVETDSFLRTLGWHRIAQEEYDDVLSADTKKNLQAYADGVNAYLKGRDGKDISVEYAALGLTNDYKPAEWTPVDSVAWLKAMAWDLRGNMQEEIDRSLMTSRLDSKQIKDLYPAYPYKTHEPIVSEGAISPVTGKFDPEATPSDSIGSNTMAGATEGLNTQLSSLSDTLDQIPALLGPNGNGIGSNSWVVSGDYTTTGKPLLANDPHLAPQLPSLWYQMGLHCREITAKCRYDTAGYTFSGMPGVIIGHNQDIAWGFTNLGADVTDLFLEKVSGDGYLYDGKVKPFTAREETIKVAGGKSRKITVRETNNGPLVSDRSSELERVGQKAPVTNAAPDRADGYAVALKWTALAPGHSMDAVFELNRAKDFPSFRKAAAHFEVPSQNLIYADTKGHIGYQAPGKIPVRLQGDGTMPSPGWSSAYGWKKEPVPFDELPYEYDPKRGYIVTANQAVIDENTYAPMLTKDWGYGTRSQRINDLIKSKIKGGGKISTEDMQKMQMDNSSEIAALLVPELMKINISDKSVREAQKLLEGWDYTQEPDSAAAAYFNAVWRNILKLAFGDKLPKELRVKGECLYVPRADTSGPVDEQGKLVRECGRRDADTAQPDGGDRWYQVVDKLMDDSDSDWWKSPERGRDEATQNRDQLFARAMEDARWELTAELGKDITTWSWGRLHQLTLKNQTLGTEGPDLLQRVLNRGPWNLGGGEAAVNATGWNAAGGYEVVWVPSMRMVVNVGDWDKSRWINLTGASGHAFSAHYTDQTEKWVDGELLDWSFGTNAVAHSTTDTLTLKP from the coding sequence ATGCCCGCCAACACAACCGCCTCTTCCGGCACCACGGGTTCCGCCGGTGGGAAGACCGGCAGGAAGAAGGGGCGACGCGCCCGCCTGATCGTGATCGTTCTGGTGCTGGCGCTTGTCGCGGGTATCGGATACGGCGCGTTCTGGTCCGTATCAACCGTGCGGGCCTCGTACCCGCAGACGACCGGCTCCATCAAACTCGACGGCCTCGACGGCAGCGTCGACGTCCGGCGCGACAGCTACGGGATCCCGCAGCTGTACGCGGACTCCGACACCGACCTCTTCCGCGCCCAGGGATTCGTACAGGCGCAGGACCGCTTCTGGGAGATGGACGTCCGCCGTCACATGACGGCGGGACGGCTCTCCGAGATGTTCGGCTCCGGACAGGTCGAGACGGACTCCTTCCTGCGCACGCTCGGCTGGCACAGGATCGCGCAGGAGGAGTACGACGACGTCCTGTCCGCGGACACCAAGAAGAACCTCCAGGCGTACGCGGACGGCGTGAACGCCTATCTCAAGGGGCGCGACGGCAAGGACATCTCCGTCGAGTACGCCGCCCTCGGCCTCACCAACGACTACAAGCCGGCCGAGTGGACCCCGGTCGACTCGGTCGCCTGGCTCAAAGCCATGGCCTGGGACCTGCGCGGCAACATGCAGGAGGAGATCGACCGCTCGCTGATGACCAGCAGGCTCGACTCGAAGCAGATCAAGGATCTCTACCCGGCCTATCCGTACAAGACGCACGAGCCGATCGTCAGCGAGGGCGCGATCTCCCCGGTCACCGGGAAGTTCGACCCGGAGGCGACACCGTCCGACAGCATCGGCTCGAACACCATGGCGGGCGCGACGGAGGGCCTGAACACCCAGCTCTCCTCGCTCTCCGACACCCTGGACCAGATCCCGGCACTGCTCGGCCCGAACGGCAACGGCATCGGGTCCAACTCCTGGGTGGTCTCCGGCGACTACACGACGACCGGCAAGCCGCTGCTCGCCAACGACCCGCACCTGGCGCCGCAGCTGCCCTCGCTCTGGTACCAGATGGGGCTGCACTGCCGCGAGATCACGGCGAAGTGCCGGTACGACACCGCCGGCTACACCTTCTCCGGCATGCCCGGCGTGATAATCGGCCACAACCAGGACATCGCCTGGGGCTTCACCAACCTCGGCGCCGACGTCACCGACCTCTTCCTGGAGAAGGTCTCGGGCGACGGCTATCTGTACGACGGCAAGGTCAAGCCCTTCACCGCCCGTGAGGAGACCATCAAGGTCGCGGGCGGCAAGAGCCGGAAGATCACTGTCCGCGAGACCAACAACGGTCCGCTGGTCTCCGACCGCAGCAGCGAACTGGAGAGGGTCGGCCAGAAGGCCCCCGTCACCAACGCGGCTCCGGACCGGGCCGACGGTTACGCGGTCGCCCTGAAGTGGACCGCGCTGGCACCCGGCCACTCCATGGACGCCGTCTTCGAGCTCAACCGGGCCAAGGACTTCCCGTCCTTCCGCAAGGCGGCCGCACACTTCGAGGTTCCCTCGCAGAACCTCATCTACGCCGACACCAAGGGCCACATTGGCTACCAGGCGCCGGGGAAGATCCCGGTCCGTCTCCAGGGCGACGGCACGATGCCCAGCCCCGGCTGGTCCTCGGCGTACGGCTGGAAGAAGGAGCCGGTCCCGTTCGACGAGCTGCCCTACGAGTACGACCCGAAGCGCGGCTACATCGTCACCGCCAACCAGGCCGTCATCGACGAGAACACGTACGCCCCCATGCTCACCAAGGACTGGGGCTACGGCACCCGCAGCCAGCGGATCAACGACCTCATCAAGTCGAAGATCAAGGGCGGCGGGAAGATCTCGACCGAGGACATGCAGAAGATGCAGATGGACAACAGCAGCGAGATCGCCGCGCTGCTGGTGCCCGAGCTGATGAAGATCAACATCTCGGACAAGAGCGTCCGCGAGGCACAGAAGCTCCTGGAGGGCTGGGACTACACGCAGGAGCCCGACTCGGCCGCCGCCGCGTACTTCAACGCGGTCTGGCGCAACATCCTCAAGCTGGCCTTCGGCGACAAGCTGCCCAAGGAGCTGAGGGTCAAGGGCGAGTGCCTCTACGTGCCCAGGGCCGACACCTCGGGCCCGGTCGACGAGCAGGGCAAGCTGGTGCGCGAGTGCGGCAGGCGCGACGCGGACACGGCGCAGCCGGACGGCGGCGACCGCTGGTACCAGGTGGTCGACAAGCTGATGGACGACTCGGACAGCGACTGGTGGAAGTCGCCGGAGCGCGGCCGTGACGAGGCGACCCAGAACCGGGACCAGCTCTTCGCCCGAGCCATGGAGGACGCCCGCTGGGAGCTGACCGCCGAGCTCGGCAAGGACATCACCACCTGGAGCTGGGGCCGGCTGCACCAGCTGACCCTGAAGAACCAGACTCTCGGCACCGAGGGCCCCGATCTGCTCCAGCGGGTCCTCAACCGCGGCCCGTGGAACCTCGGCGGCGGCGAGGCCGCGGTGAACGCCACCGGCTGGAACGCGGCGGGCGGCTACGAGGTCGTCTGGGTGCCGTCGATGCGGATGGTCGTCAACGTGGGGGACTGGGACAAGTCCCGCTGGATCAACCTCACCGGCGCCTCCGGGCACGCGTTCAGCGCGCACTACACCGATCAGACCGAGAAATGGGTCGACGGTGAACTGCTCGACTGGTCCTTCGGGACGAACGCCGTCGCCCACTCGACGACCGACACCCTGACCCTCAAGCCCTAG